A portion of the Gossypium arboreum isolate Shixiya-1 chromosome 8, ASM2569848v2, whole genome shotgun sequence genome contains these proteins:
- the LOC108468069 gene encoding transcription factor bHLH94-like, whose product MALEAVIFQQDLLGYNSNWSHDFGLGKPESKDSFGCFPDTQTPEINHFVHGDYWVSTTPTSSMAAPVPHHHQLQHHCPNSSSDAANVNGLSSSGDPFDASTTPRPKRRRFKTRKNKQEIENQRMTHIAVERNRRKQMNDYLSVLRSLMPESYVQRGDQASIIGGAINFVKELEHRLQCLSAEKEVKERSNLTNGGRRSCSSVFDEFFTFPQYSTSSKQGDRKDSISMNDQSTVETQSAIADIEVNMVESHVNLRIRSKKRPAQLLKVVCGLNCMRLSILHLNVTTLDQTVLYSLSVKVEEDCKLTSVDDIATAVNQLLGSIEDALLTRNFP is encoded by the exons ATGGCATTAGAAGCTGTAATTTTTCAGCAAGATTTGCTTGGTTACAACAGCAATTGGAGCCATGATTTTGGCCTGGGAAAACCAGAATCCAAAGATTCTTTTGGATGTTTTCCTGACACCCAAACACCAGAGATTAATCATTTTGTTCATGGAGATTACTGGGTTTCTACAACACCAACTTCATCAATGGCTGCACCAGTACCCCATCATCATCAACTGCAACATCATTGCCCAAATTCATCCTCGGATGCTGCTAATGTTAATGGATTATCATCCTCAGGTGACCCTTTCGATGCTTCAACAACACCTCGTCCCAAAAGACGTCGATTCAAAACTCGGAAAAACAAACAAGAGATTGAGAATCAAAGGATGACTCACATTGCTGTGGAGCGCAATAGAAGAAAGCAAATGAATGATTATCTTTCTGTTCTTCGATCTTTAATGCCTGAATCTTATGTTCAAAGG GGTGATCAAGCATCAATTATAGGAGGAGCTATCAATTTTGTGAAGGAGCTTGAGCACCGTCTTCAATGCCTAAGTGCCGAAAAAGAGGTAAAAGAAAGGTCGAACCTTACTAACGGTGGTCGCCGCAGCTGCTCGTCGGTTTTCGATGAATTCTTCACATTCCCACAGTACTCAACTAGTTCAAAACAGGGTGATCGTAAAGATTCGATCTCCATGAATGATCAATCAACGGTTGAAACTCAATCTGCCATAGCTGACATCGAAGTTAACATGGTGGAAAGCCATGTAAACCTCCGAATAAGATCGAAAAAGCGACCGGCGCAGCTCTTGAAGGTTGTTTGCGGGTTGAATTGTATGCGTCTGAGCATCCTCCATCTCAATGTCACAACTCTTGATCAAACCGTCCTTTATTCTCTCAGTGTCAAG GTAGAAGAAGATTGTAAGCTGACTTCAGTGGATGACATAGCAACAGCAGTGAACCAGTTACTAGGCAGCATTGAAGATGCTTTGTTAACTAGGAATTTTCCATGA